The Chaetodon auriga isolate fChaAug3 chromosome 20, fChaAug3.hap1, whole genome shotgun sequence genome contains the following window.
GGACCGTGGTGTTTGTGTAGCTGATGCTGCTTCCGGAGCTTATAGAAGACCACCAACATTACAGCTGCCATAAAAGTAATGGCCACGAAGCAACCAATGATGATCTTAGTCGTTTTCATTACATCATCCAGGCCTGGAATGTTAGTTACCTCCATTATGGACACAGTCACTGCGTTTTCAGTAGCTCTGTTGGCCCGTGGAGACagtgaagaaagagaggagagagaaggcgATATAGTGATGCCAGGTCGGCCCTCTAACACCCCTCTCTGAACAGTAGGATTAGGAAAATCTATGAAGGTCTCGTTAATATACTGTCTTGCTGagttctcctcttctcctcttacTGTCTCTACTGTTTCCACAGTGACAGTGGTGAAATAGCTGTAGCTGTTGCTGGGGTCTGAAGCAGACACATTGAGCACGGCGGTTGCAGTGGTGTTTCCAGCAGAGTTGGTTACCATGCAAGTGTACTGCCCAGTATCTTGCACGGTCACGTTTGTGAAGTTCAGTGTTCCGTCATGAAGCACTGAGATCCTAACTCGGTATGATCCGTGGGTCATCAGAGTGCCATTTGGAGTGAACCAATTCACAGAGGTCATCGACGTTCCAGTGCGACATTTCAGCTCAGCGGCCATGCCCTCAGTGACATTGAGGTCAGTGGGTGGCTCAACAATCACTGGGGCATAGCAGGTAAAGTGGCTCTGGTCTAGTTCCCCAATGTACTTTCCCTTTAGACCTGGGGGCGCATGGCAGCGAGCGCAACATGTGGTGTTGCTGGGAACTGTTTCTTTCAGCCACCAGCTGAGCCACAGAACGTCACAGTTGCACACCCAGGGGTTGTGGTTGAGGTGTACTCTCTCCAACTGGTGCAAAGGGGTGAAGAGGTCATGGGGCAGAGAATGCAGGGAATTGTGGGAGAGGTTGAGCTCCTCCAAGTTTTTGAGGTCATCAAAAGCATTGCGTTCAATAACTGACACTCTGGAGTGCATTAGCCACAGCTTGCGAAGTGACACCAGGCCCTGGAAAGATCCTGGCCTGACTATCCCCAGCTGATTCCCTGACAGCTCCAACTCCTCGAGTCGTACCAGTGGGGTGAGGTTAGGGATATCTTTCAAGCCACACATGCCAAGATTCAAGAAGCGCAAGTTGACCAGACCTTCAAAAGCAGCCTCTGAGATGAAATCCAGCTTCCTGAGTTCCCCTAGATCGAGACGGCGTAAAGAAGGAACACGGTGAAAGGCAAATGCCGGCAGTGTCTCGATGGGGTTGTTTCGTAGCCATAGTTCCCTTAGCTTGCTGAGGTACTCAAAGGCTTGTGACGGCACCACTGTGAGACGGTTGTCAAAAAGCTCCAGTGTGTTGAGGTTGGGGAGGCCATTGAAAGCTCCCACCTCAATTTGCCGGATGTGGTTCTTGGAGAGCTGGAGGATTTCCAAATGCCGCAGGTGCTTAAATGTGTCAGACTTGATCACCTGGtgtggaaacaaaaacatggaggCATGTTGTAGCAACCTCAAAATTACTGCTGtcaaaataaattaattcaGTCAGAATGTATGGTCTGTTTGCAGATGAGGCCATATTTACCTGAATTGTGTTCTCTTGTAGATTGAGGTATCTTGTGTTCTCTGAAATACTGTCTGGGACTTGATCTAAACTCTTCCTTGTACAGATGACACGGCTCGCCTGATTGGAGCAGGTACAGAGGGTGGGGCAGGGGGGTGCTGCCTCTGTCAGCTGAGGTCCATGGTTGTGAAACCACAACAAAAGCTGGACCAaccagaggaggggggaaggggTACAGGGGCTGGTCACCATGACAACACGCATGGCAACTGAGTCATGACCCACCCCTATTGCTATGATGTTGATCAGTCACCTCCAAACAAGGGAATTTAAGTGCTTATCTTGATGTTCATGTTGTATGCTCTTATTCAGATTTTCTTCTCCTTCAATCAGTGACTTTAAAAAATGAGAAGATAAAGTGTAATGTTATGTTAAAGGCTCGATTTATCATTAATAGGTTTTTATTTTACTTCGCTCATGCTGATTCGACGATCAAAAACCTTGTTCCTTTCAACATGTCATGTTAGGAAACCCTGTATTTTTGGTTCCCATGACATTTATTAGAACAGATATCAAGTTTGGGGGAGGATTTGCTCTTGAAAGCGTCGTCTCTGTAGTGGCTGTCGCTTCGCACTGTAGggggaagacagaaaagaagagagaggaaggaggtcaAGTAAGTGCAGTAGCTTTAAGATTCTAGCCTAGCACATGTATGCATGTCTTCCCAGCGCTGAATTTAAATCTCAAAATATTACAATGTCCTGTCGCCAGAGCGTATGACAAGCTGGGTCAGTCCTTCTTTTCTAAAGAGGTGGCTCTCAAATTGTGGCCTGTAGTCTAACTGGTGAGTCAGCTGCCATTTTCTTCATAGGTTGAACTTAACATCTGGGTCATGGTCTGAAATGGCCACAAAATTCGAAAACCTCCAGCTGGGTCACAAGTGCTGCAGCAGACCCATTAGGATGACAGTCTCATCATCCACTTTATGATACTGGTATGCTTCTAGTCAGAAACACACCGGCAGAAGTAGAATATCACGTTTAAAAGAATGCAAGGTTAGTGAATGCAATTACAACGGCCAGCAAGACTCATCTAGACCTAAGGTTAATGCAGAGATTCATGCAATCCCTCGtgaggcagcagcagtaatttAGCAATTAAGATATGAAGGAATGATTATTGACTCCTGAAATTTTACTGCAATGCACATGCTGTGTACAATAAGCAACACACATCTAATCTTCAGCCACTAAAGTTGATGaaccaaacatgaaaacaagaagaagattggtgcaaaatgtttttatggctTTTGAAACAGatacagtttgtgtgtcacactTCTTGAAACAAAAATGGCTGCAAGCATCAGCAGACTCACTAAATTTAGAAAAGGTTGAGTTGTTTCCTTTACAATGATTAGACCAAATAGAAAGTGCTCATTGTGTTCTCCAACGCGTCGTGCTCGACACTATGACTCCGGCAGTCACAAGCCTGTGTTGTCTGTCGAAAACAAATAAGATCTTTGTTGCTTGTCACTGATGTATACAGCCACTGTGTTAgcaacattcatatttcatataaGATCAGTCTAGGATTGCATTTTCCAAACATGGTTACTCTCTAATAAATTGATCATTTCTGAAAAGCTTCCATGGCAGTCCTTAGCATCTCCTCTCCTATGCAGCGACGATGCATGCGCTCCTAGAAACAcggttgctgtggcaacctgcTCACTCACCatcttgtgtttttactgtccAGTGCCCTATTCCACATTACTGTGTTCAGCTGAACAAAACCGATCAGCCGCACTTTCATGGTCTAAATCAACTTCTATTTCACTTAAAGCTTAATGTTACTCCCTTCGCAGCATCCAGATACAAAATCAAGAGTCTTTCAATCAGTAGATGTGTTTATCTAGAGgaacaaacactgaatgcagaAGATCTATTTTTGTATATGAAAATATAAGTTTGCATATGCGCAGGGAGTCCTGAGAAAGCACTCAGCTGAACCTTGGCCTTAAATATTGCAACAGGGGGAACAAATTTGCCATGAATCTTAATATCTACAAGGTCTGAGGATTAGGTCAACATCAGTCTTTATTAAAAACATAGCTCTGAGAACTCTTAAAGCAGCTATTAAGAAGGCTCATAAGGGAGTGCATGCTAAAAATAGActtttttcagatgctgtgcaCATCccacagactctctctctctctatcacacacacagatattcacACATCCATATCCACAACCGTCCCAACTGTAACTGCCACAGAGAAATAACAACACATTAGTCATCTCTGAACCTCGATGTTACTGAATGCAGGCCTTCTGCAGCACTCATCATTATGGTGTTCTTTACACTGCCGTCCTTCCTTGAAGAGTCTCTTTCTCATCCCCATCCGACAGGAAATTATGTATTTCAATAATTAGTCTGAGCTGGAGAAAAGATTTCTCAAGGTGTGTCCCGGATGTCAGAATGGTGGTTTGATAGTTACAATGGTCAGGCTCAACAGAAAATGATTCATGGAAGCATCAAAACACTAAATTAATATTCAGCTGGTCAAATAATTGATCATACCACTGCTCTCAAAAACAGAAGTTGTTCGTCCATGCAGTGTTTCATACACTGGAGCTTCAGTAGAGACACTGGCCAAGAgctttgtccttttttcttttggatgGATTGGCTCTCTTTAGCAGGTGAATGTGTTTCCTTAATTTCTCCTGCTTCTGCCACCAGTCTTGTGCAATGTGCAAACGCCGACCTAATAGAGAAGTTTGTTTTCCTCAAATGTAAATGCGAGAGATGAGTGGTTGTGGTAAACAaaaatcccccccaaaaaaaagaaaaaaaatgcaaaatagctgtttttaaagctcctgtttccttcatttcatcaTTACAGGAAAGGTGCATTTCCCATCAACAATTTGGTGTATCTTCTCCTCAAAGTAACACTACATTTTATCTTTGCATTAGGTGGCAAAAACCGCTGGGCAGAGACAGTAAGAACAATCTATATGAAACACCATACAGGGTAAAATTGTATTAAGGGAGAGACCTTGAGTCTACGAGCAGGACTCCTGTTGCCTTGACCTCCCATCTTCAAGTTCTCCACAAGAACAGCAGCGTACACCCATGACGGTCATTTTTCTCTACGATATAACACCTTGACTCATCTGAGGGCCAGTTCCTTAAATCCTCGTCCTTGTGCAGAATGTGTTCAGGGTTCATGGCATGTTTAAAACATGGgctgtattgtgttttttctaAACAATTTCACTCACAGGTATTTCTCTGTCTTGATCTTAGCCGTTTCTTTTCCCTGTCAAGAGCAGATTGCAACCATGTAGATATTGATTATTCGATCAGGCCTGAGAAAGCGCTCAGTCGTGAAAAGACAAATTAGCTGCAAGCTGCTGACCAATTGCTACAAACCAATCACATCATCGTAAGCGCCTGATTGTATCAATGCCCTGCTCTCCACAACAGAGTCATTAAGGTTTATGAAGAGGCAAAAATCGTGGTGTTGTTTTCAATAAACAGCGAGGCTCTGGGCTGTGGGATGATTCCTGTATGCCTACACAAGGCCCAATTAGACCTCATGTATTTACAGATGGTCGAGATGAACACAAAGCGACACAGGTGCAGCAGGGCCAACATCATCTGCTGTAACTATGACAACACTAGATTGATTCAGGACGTGGGAATCGGGGTAGGATGGGACGCATTTCACCAGTATAGATACAACCAGCGTTTTTAGAGAGGGAATATTGCGGGTTCATGTCAAATATTTCCTCAACTTTCAGCTGATGACATTTATATTTCCCCTGTTTCTCTCATATCaactcaggaaaaaaaaaaaaaaaaaaaagcaccaaaaaaaaaaaaaaaagccataacCTGAGAACTCCTCCTGCAGTCGCAACCTCTAATCTGCAATCTCTGCTCATCATATAGCCTCTAGCTTAATATCTCCTACAATTCAACAGAATGGTCTTATTCATCTATGCAGCTGCGCTCACTACGGCGCACCTTCTCGGGAACGCAATTGAAATTCTGAATAGGCCTAATTCTGCACATGCTGCATTACAAAATGGCTTGCATCCATTCTCTCTTCAGGGTAATGACAACACGACTGCACCCAAAAATAATCCACGGGCTCAGCAtttttttggggagggggggaAATAATATGCGAGGACATGTGAAACACACGGGCTTACATAAGGAACCGTGTTATTTTAGTACATTTGCAAGGACTACCGC
Protein-coding sequences here:
- the lrrc4bb gene encoding leucine-rich repeat-containing protein 4B; translated protein: MRVVMVTSPCTPSPLLWLVQLLLWFHNHGPQLTEAAPPCPTLCTCSNQASRVICTRKSLDQVPDSISENTRYLNLQENTIQVIKSDTFKHLRHLEILQLSKNHIRQIEVGAFNGLPNLNTLELFDNRLTVVPSQAFEYLSKLRELWLRNNPIETLPAFAFHRVPSLRRLDLGELRKLDFISEAAFEGLVNLRFLNLGMCGLKDIPNLTPLVRLEELELSGNQLGIVRPGSFQGLVSLRKLWLMHSRVSVIERNAFDDLKNLEELNLSHNSLHSLPHDLFTPLHQLERVHLNHNPWVCNCDVLWLSWWLKETVPSNTTCCARCHAPPGLKGKYIGELDQSHFTCYAPVIVEPPTDLNVTEGMAAELKCRTGTSMTSVNWFTPNGTLMTHGSYRVRISVLHDGTLNFTNVTVQDTGQYTCMVTNSAGNTTATAVLNVSASDPSNSYSYFTTVTVETVETVRGEEENSARQYINETFIDFPNPTVQRGVLEGRPGITISPSLSSLSSLSPRANRATENAVTVSIMEVTNIPGLDDVMKTTKIIIGCFVAITFMAAVMLVVFYKLRKQHQLHKHHGPARAIEIVNVEDEIGAGAGSGISGGSTMNSGSGGEGTLRIHHPEIVNLPNIGRTDTLNHYYKTHHFNNNVMGLSIGEGMGPGGMLTKNQQGQDIPISCTSVPISTSNLLSSSGNGTNANPSSMSPPLPMSLPMPTMGLHGSIKGFISQNQNPQMEPLLFKGSSKENVQETQI